The Brassica napus cultivar Da-Ae chromosome C1, Da-Ae, whole genome shotgun sequence DNA segment ttacgatAAGAACTCCAACCTAAAAGACTTGCAATAAAggtgaaatttttgttttcaagttTCATTAAGAAACAGgacaaaaaatacaaatgaaagCAATTATTAATCGAATTCGATTATCAAACAACTTGTTTGTCTTCTCTATTTTATAAACCTCGTTTCACAAAAACCAGTAGGTCCATTTCGTTGCTGGCCGTGGTGATGGTGGCGTTATCAAACTGACCATTCCACTGATTATTTTTAATGGGTTCTTTGAAAACTCAAGCTGGATGTTTTGTTATTAGACAATGCAAATTCACAAAACTCTGTTTTCTTGCTCTGTTCCTCTTTCACACCACACCTTTTATGTGTCCAATTCAACTTCAAAACCATCGATAACTCGGATATCTGAGCAAAACCAAGTGACCAACGACTAAACCGGTCTGGATTGGTTATTGTCTCGGAAAGTCGTAATCAGAGccaaatctttttttattagtttgaaATATTAGAACTTGGGTCTCGAGGCACCACATTATTTGAACTTCGGAGATTCATTGCTTTTGAAAGAATCTGGTCTTTTGtgttatttaaaacaaaaactgtTTCTTTATTCCAGAGCAGAAGCTTGAAGATTTGACCCCCAATGTTTGCCTATATTCATACATTTGtctcatttaaatatatatatatatattttttcgttCTGTGATTTGTGAGGCCGTTGATTCACCACGTTGCTTGCGTCTAAAGAGAggtgggggattttaaaaattgttgaaaaaaaaaacatgaactgAGAGATatccattatataaaatatttaaaggaCGATTCGACGGTGAATGGTTTCTTTCAGcagttgtttttgtttttattccaAAAGGTCGAGACTTTTATGAGGCTGAGAAGAGAGAGTGGCTGCTTCTACTTTTTTCTTATAGAGTTACTGTGTTTGGTGATGTTGCATGTGTGGTTCTGTTTCAATCTCGAAAAGATCATTTCTGCTTGGCCTCTCACTCAGGTTCTCTTCTTATCTTCTCCCTCTCACTAATAAAGCTTAACAAGTTTTGCGGTATAGAATCGTACCCTGGAATTCTTGCAACCctttaaaaaattatcttttgtaATTGTAATTTTGGCTGTTTATATGatcaaaatattacattttcTATGATAGTTATGTCCTTTGTGTGCTTTTCTCAAGTGGGTCTCCTAAGTTATTCAGTGTTCTTCCTTTTCTAGCctagagattttttttgtggGTGTGATCACTCCAAAAAGTGAATCTCAAGTTCTTGGCGAATGTGTGACTTGTGGTTAACGATCCTAAGCAATGAGCTGCTGTATCCGAAATGGTTCCAATTAGAGTTGAAAATCAAGACAACTCATCGGCTACTTGTTGGTTTCTGGTTACTATAGATGGAAGGTTCTTCAAACTCCAATTCTAGAGGGTTCAAAACCTCTGGTGTTTCAGACAGGAACACTGAGTTCCCACCATTTTATGAGTGTGTCAGAAGCGTGTTTGGTAGTAGCACACACAAACCCTCCTCCGAAGAAAATTCTTTAGGGGTTGACCCTTTCGTTAGATCCTTGGAATGGGGTGACGTCAGCTTACGACAGTGGCTTGATAAGCCTGAACGGTCTGTAGATGTTTTAGAGTGCTTGCACATTTTCAGACAAATCGTGGAGATTGTGAATGCGGCTCACTCTCAAGGCATTGTTGTTCATAACGTTAAGCCATCTTGTTTTGTCATGTCTTCTTTTAACCATGTTTCCTTCATCGAATCCGCTTCTTGTTCTGACTCCGGCTCTGAGGACGGTCCAATTAGCCAGAAGGAAGAGAAAGGATCATATAACAAGATTTTGGAGAGACAAATCGAGAAGctagaggaagagaagaagcaaCGTTGTTTACCGATGAAACATGTATTAGCAATGGAGACAAGTTGGTATACTAGCCCTGAAGAGGAGTTTGGTTCTCCAAGTACTTGCGCTTCAGATGTCTACCGTCTAGGCGTTCTTCTTTTCGAGGTTTGTGACATTTTTTCCAACAAATTATTAGCTGCTACCAACGAGTCGTTGGCCTAGTGGTAGAAAAGTGTATTGTAGGCATTCCACCACTCGATTTCAATTTTTGTTGGGAAAGACTCTTTACGGTATTTGGGTTTCCGGCAAAGATTGTTAGCCGGAAAAATTGTTAGCTGCTTTTAGATTCAAAGTCTATGTCTCTCTTGCAGCTATTCTGCCCTGTGACTTCAAGAGAGGAGAAGTCAAGAACTATGTCTAGTTTAAGACATCGTGTACTTCCGCCTCAGATACTGCTCAAATGTCATAAAGAAGCTTCTTTCTGCTTGTGGCTACTCCATCCCGAGCCAACTTGTCGACCATCAATGAGGTTTAGTTCGTGTTTTTAGTTTCGTGCATTGTTAATCTCTACAGGCCGGCCATGAGATTTTTGGGGCTAGGCGATTTAataaagatttttataaaaagattttttactAATTTGGAGACCTATGATTAtgtatttttcttcaaaaattagGGGAGGGGTTAGAGGCGAATGTTTCATTAGGATTTGTCCAGGACCGGCCCTAAATCTCCATCATCTTTTACTAAATGGAACTAATAGAGAAGTTGTCTTTATTGGTGCAGTGACTTGCTGCAGAGTGAGTTTATAACCGAACCAAGAGACAATTTGGTTGAACATGAAGCAGCAATAGAGCTGAGAGATAGAATCGAGGAACAAGAGTCGTTACTCGATTTCTTGCTACTGATTCAACAAAGAAAGCAAGATTCTGCTTATAGATTGCGGGATACTGTTTCACTTCTTTCTTCAGACATTGAGCAAGTTGTGAAGAGACAGCTGATTCTGAAGAAAAAAGGAAGCTCATACTCTGATCTCAGTAAAGATGATCACCAATCTCCCTCTGGTCCTTCTACATTGTTGGCCTCAAGAAAACGGTTTAGACAAGTGGAAACAGACGTTGAAGTTGATGAAGAGAGTCAAGGAAGCACACTTCTTGAAAGCTCCAGGTTGATGAGAAACTTCAAGAAGCTAGAAACGGTCTACTTTCTAACAAGGCGCAGGCAAATGAAAGCTGCTGCTTTAGGGAAATCATTAACTAGACATTCGCCTTTGAGTAGTGAAAAcgggagaggaggttcaatgatAAGCTCAGTAAGCAACCCTGTTTCCAACAATGATCCTCCGAGACAAGGCGGGTGGATAGATCCATTCCTTGAGGGTTTATGCAAATACTTATCGTTCAGTAAGCTCAGAGTGAAAGCAGATATGAAACAAGGAGACTTGTTGAACTCTTCTAACCTAGTCTGCTCACTTGCATTCGACCGAGATGGAGAGCTTTTCGCCACTGCTGGTGTAAACAAGAAGATCAAGATCTTCGAATGTAACTCCATAGTAAACAGTAACCGGGACATTCACTATCCGGTTGTGGAATTAGCTAGCCGGTCAAGGCTAAGTAGTGTGTGTTGGAACAGTTACATAAAGAGTCAGATTGCATCAAGTAACTTTGAAGGCGTTGTTCAGGTTAGTCTCAAAAAGTGATTGCTTTGGTTTATGTGCTTGTGCTAATTAAAATGTATACGTGATAGTTAATGGTTTTTCAGTTATTAATACACACATATAtgtacacacacatatatatatttatttattttgttatttaataatatgtaaaaagaacgtaaaataagtaatagttcgtaaaaataatttgtatatacaatattcATCCCGatgtatatataatgtttatcccgctCAAGGCGCATATCTTAAACTAGCTGTTGTTATAAGAACATCAAGATTCATGAATCAGTTTGGTGTGTTTTTAGATATGGGATGTTGCAAGAAGCCAGTTGGTAACAGAGATGAAGGAGCACAAGAAAAGAGTATGGTCCATTGATATTTCGTCAGCAGACCCTACTTTGCTGGCTAGTGGAAGTGATGATGGAACCGTTAAGCTATGGAGTATCAATCAGGCAATTCTAATTTAAAAATGTCGGCTATTGAACTAGTTTTCTCCAAATTTACATGTTAGTCCTCAGGATTGTATGATTtaaggagttttttttttgtgttgtgaAACGTTTTTCAGGGAGTTAGTACTGGAACCATCAAGACAAAGGCTAATATATGCTGTGTCCAGTTCCCATCAGACTCGGGCCGGTGTTTAGCGTTTGGTTCTGCAGATCACAAAGTGTATTACTACGATCTTAGGAACCCCAAGATTCCTCTGAGCACAATGGTTGGTCATAGCAAGACAGTGAGTAATGTCAAGTTTGTGGATTCATCCACTCTTGTGTCTTCTTCTACTGACAACACGCTGAAGCTTTGGGATTTATCGATGTCTGCTTCTGGTGTTAATGAAACCCCTCTTCATTCATTTTCTGGACACACTAATCTAAAGGTTAACATTCCTTTTCTAGAATCTCTTtgctcttcagcttcttctgagAACACACTCTGAAGTGGTTTGCTATTGCAGAACTTTGTTGGCTTATCTGTCTCTGATGGGTATATAGCTACAGGCTCAGAGACTAACGAGGTAAAAGCGTTAATGCAAAACAATCTTCACTTAAAAACTTGATTGTCTGAGATTCTTTCTTGTTGTGAAT contains these protein-coding regions:
- the LOC125580461 gene encoding protein SPA1-RELATED 3 isoform X1 encodes the protein MEGSSNSNSRGFKTSGVSDRNTEFPPFYECVRSVFGSSTHKPSSEENSLGVDPFVRSLEWGDVSLRQWLDKPERSVDVLECLHIFRQIVEIVNAAHSQGIVVHNVKPSCFVMSSFNHVSFIESASCSDSGSEDGPISQKEEKGSYNKILERQIEKLEEEKKQRCLPMKHVLAMETSWYTSPEEEFGSPSTCASDVYRLGVLLFELFCPVTSREEKSRTMSSLRHRVLPPQILLKCHKEASFCLWLLHPEPTCRPSMSDLLQSEFITEPRDNLVEHEAAIELRDRIEEQESLLDFLLLIQQRKQDSAYRLRDTVSLLSSDIEQVVKRQLILKKKGSSYSDLSKDDHQSPSGPSTLLASRKRFRQVETDVEVDEESQGSTLLESSRLMRNFKKLETVYFLTRRRQMKAAALGKSLTRHSPLSSENGRGGSMISSVSNPVSNNDPPRQGGWIDPFLEGLCKYLSFSKLRVKADMKQGDLLNSSNLVCSLAFDRDGELFATAGVNKKIKIFECNSIVNSNRDIHYPVVELASRSRLSSVCWNSYIKSQIASSNFEGVVQIWDVARSQLVTEMKEHKKRVWSIDISSADPTLLASGSDDGTVKLWSINQGVSTGTIKTKANICCVQFPSDSGRCLAFGSADHKVYYYDLRNPKIPLSTMVGHSKTVSNVKFVDSSTLVSSSTDNTLKLWDLSMSASGVNETPLHSFSGHTNLKNFVGLSVSDGYIATGSETNEVFVYHKAFPMPVMSYMFSNTDSMSGLEIDDASQFISSICWRGQSSTLVAANSNGNIKILEMVA
- the LOC125580461 gene encoding protein SPA1-RELATED 3 isoform X2; this encodes MEGSSNSNSRGFKTSGVSDRNTEFPPFYECVRSVFGSSTHKPSSEENSLGVDPFVRSLEWGDVSLRQWLDKPERSVDVLECLHIFRQIVEIVNAAHSQGIVVHNVKPSCFVMSSFNHVSFIESASCSDSGSEDGPISQKEEKGSYNKILERQIEKLEEEKKQRCLPMKHVLAMETSWYTSPEEEFGSPSTCASDVYRLGVLLFELFCPVTSREEKSRTMSSLRHRVLPPQILLKCHKEASFCLWLLHPEPTCRPSMSDLLQSEFITEPRDNLVEHEAAIELRDRIEEQESLLDFLLLIQQRKQDSAYRLRDTVSLLSSDIEQVVKRQLILKKKGSSYSDLSKDDHQSPSGPSTLLASRKRFRQVETDVEVDEESQGSTLLESSRLMRNFKKLETVYFLTRRRQMKAAALGKSLTRHSPLSSENGRGGSMISSVSNPVSNNDPPRQGGWIDPFLEGLCKYLSFSKLRVKADMKQGDLLNSSNLVCSLAFDRDGELFATAGVNKKIKIFECNSIVNSNRDIHYPVVELASRSRLSSVCWNSYIKSQIASSNFEGVVQIWDVARSQLVTEMKEHKKRVWSIDISSADPTLLASGSDDGTVKLWSINQAILI